Part of the Aquimarina sp. TRL1 genome, ACCTGGTTTTAAAGTCATAAAAGTACTGAGATATGAAATGATATAAGCGAATGAGAACATAAGATTAGCGGTTGTGTCCTGTTGACGTACTTCCCCGTTGACACGAGTTTCTATAGTTAGGTTCGTATAATCTGTAATCTCAGTAGCGGTCACAAACCAAGGACCGATTGCACCCGATTTCTCAAAGTTTTTTCCTTGTGTAACATTGAATTTTGCATGTCGAACCCAATCGCGGATGGTTCCTTCATTCATTAAGGTCAAACCTGCTATATGTTCCAGTGCTCTATTTTCAGGGATACGTCTTCCCGGTTTACCAATGACAATGACAATTTCTCCCTCATAATCTAGTTGATGAGATTCAGGAGGGCGAACCAGGTTTTGTTGATGTCCGGTAAAAGAATCCAGATATCGCAAGAACAAACTTGGATATTGAGGTAATTCAGAATTGTCTTTGTACTCAGCATTTCTATTCGTATAATTAACCCCGATACAAGCGATTTTTTCTCCAGATAATATAGGAGGAACATATTCGATCTCCTGTTCTGTATACGCAATTCCAGTATTCCGGGCAATATCTTCTAATTTTTCTAAACGATCCGTCTGGATCCAATGACATAAGTCAAAACCATGATCTTTTCCAATATCTGTCAGGAAAATACTGTTTCCCTTCTCTATTATTGATCCATAGGTAATCCTGTTATTGATCTTATATGATGCAAATTTCATAGTTAAACGCTCATTTTAGAATTCCAAAAATAGATTTGAAATTTCTTTTTGTATTGCATTAAAGTGTAGCTTTTCTTTAACTTATATGAAGCTCTTTTCTTGTTTAAATAAAAAATAATTTACATAAAACTATAAGGATTAATACACTTTTTGTAAAACATGATTCTAAATAAATAACGAACTATGTACAATACAAAAAAGATACAATATGCTTAGTAAGAAGCAAATAAAAGAAGAAGCTGTTCTGTTACATCAGGCAGAAAAAAAAAGACTACAGTTAGAAGCAACTACAGTGAGATATCCTGAAATGCAAATAGAAGATTCCTATGCTATCCAAGAAGAGTGGATGCGAATTAAAAAGAACGAAGGACAGAAGGTAATAGGGTACAAAATAGGGTTGACTTCAAAAGTGATGCAAGCAGCTATGTCCATAGATGAGCCGGATTATGGGACATTGTTGGATAGTATGTACTTTGAACATGGCTGTACAATCAAAGCTTCTGATTTTTTAGACCCGAGAATAGAAGTAGAATTAGCGTTCGTATTAAAGAAACCGTTGTTTGGAAAATACCTGACAGTCGAAGATGTTATAGCGGCTACAGATTATGTCACTCCTGCATTAGAAGTAATCGCAGCCAGAACTTATCGAGTACATCCAGAGAATGGATATACACGTACGGTTAGGGATACTATTGCAGACAATGCAGCGAATGCAGCAATTATTCTTGGTCAGGAGAAGGTGAAACCGACAACAATAGACCTGAGATGGGTCAGCGCGCTTTTATATAAGAATAAATGTATTGAAGAATCCGGAGTAGCAGCAGCTGTACTAGATCATCCTGCAAAAGGCGTTGTCTGGTTAGCTCAGAAGTATGCGAATCACGGTATAGCCCTAGAAGCAGGTCAGATCATTTTATCAGGATCATTTACGAGACCTATAAAAGTAAGTAAAGGGGATCGTGTTACAGCAGATTATAATGAACTCGGAAAAGTTGAATGTAAATTTTTGTAAGGTATGAAGCAACTGGAAGATAATATATTGAAAAAAAAGGTGGTAAATAGAGCACGTACCTATGGAGTC contains:
- the hpaH gene encoding 2-oxo-hept-4-ene-1,7-dioate hydratase codes for the protein MLSKKQIKEEAVLLHQAEKKRLQLEATTVRYPEMQIEDSYAIQEEWMRIKKNEGQKVIGYKIGLTSKVMQAAMSIDEPDYGTLLDSMYFEHGCTIKASDFLDPRIEVELAFVLKKPLFGKYLTVEDVIAATDYVTPALEVIAARTYRVHPENGYTRTVRDTIADNAANAAIILGQEKVKPTTIDLRWVSALLYKNKCIEESGVAAAVLDHPAKGVVWLAQKYANHGIALEAGQIILSGSFTRPIKVSKGDRVTADYNELGKVECKFL
- a CDS encoding fumarylacetoacetate hydrolase family protein — translated: MKFASYKINNRITYGSIIEKGNSIFLTDIGKDHGFDLCHWIQTDRLEKLEDIARNTGIAYTEQEIEYVPPILSGEKIACIGVNYTNRNAEYKDNSELPQYPSLFLRYLDSFTGHQQNLVRPPESHQLDYEGEIVIVIGKPGRRIPENRALEHIAGLTLMNEGTIRDWVRHAKFNVTQGKNFEKSGAIGPWFVTATEITDYTNLTIETRVNGEVRQQDTTANLMFSFAYIISYLSTFMTLKPGDMISTGTPNGAGARFSPPIYLAPGDIVTVSVPEIGILKNGVEDEKSM